Proteins encoded in a region of the Halodesulfovibrio marinisediminis DSM 17456 genome:
- a CDS encoding peptidylprolyl isomerase: MRLLKLLGAVALLFATFTSSAALAKGEPVLIKFETTMGNFVVELDTEKAPESSKNFEQYVRDGFYDGTIFHRVIDNFMVQGGGFDTEMNQKPTREPIKNEADNGLANDKYTLAMARTQDPDSATAQFFINVKDNAFLNHTGKTVSGWGYAVFGKVVEGTEVIDAMKGVKTGSFGFHQDVPVEQIAILKAYVVE; the protein is encoded by the coding sequence ATGCGACTTTTAAAATTACTTGGCGCAGTAGCGCTTCTTTTTGCAACATTCACCTCCAGCGCAGCGCTGGCTAAAGGGGAACCTGTTTTGATTAAATTTGAAACTACAATGGGCAACTTTGTTGTTGAACTCGATACAGAAAAAGCTCCAGAAAGCTCTAAAAACTTCGAACAGTACGTTCGTGACGGTTTCTACGATGGCACTATCTTCCATCGTGTAATCGACAACTTCATGGTTCAGGGCGGTGGCTTTGACACTGAAATGAACCAGAAGCCAACCCGTGAGCCAATCAAAAACGAAGCTGACAACGGTCTTGCTAACGATAAATACACTCTCGCTATGGCACGTACTCAGGATCCTGATTCTGCTACTGCTCAGTTCTTTATCAACGTTAAAGACAACGCATTCCTTAACCACACCGGTAAAACCGTAAGTGGCTGGGGCTACGCAGTGTTTGGTAAAGTTGTAGAAGGTACTGAAGTTATCGACGCAATGAAAGGTGTAAAAACCGGCAGCTTCGGTTTCCATCAGGACGTTCCTGTTGAGCAGATCGCTATTTTGAAAGCATACGTTGTAGAATAG